One genomic region from Equus asinus isolate D_3611 breed Donkey chromosome 10, EquAss-T2T_v2, whole genome shotgun sequence encodes:
- the STOM gene encoding stomatin, whose translation MSEKRHTADAQARRLPDSFKDSPSTGLGPCGWILVAVSFLFTVITFPLSIWMCIKIIKEYERAIIFRLGRILQGGAKGPGLFFILPCTDSFIKVDMRTISFDIPPQEILTKDSVTVSVDGVVYYRVQNATLAVANITNADSATRLLAQTTLRNVLGTKNLSQILSDREEIAHNMQATLDDATDDWGIKVERVEIKDVKLPVQLQRAMAAEAEASREARAKVIAAEGEMNASRALKEASMVITESPAALQLRYLQTLTTIAAEKNSTIVFPLPIDMLQGIIGAKH comes from the exons aTAGCCCCAGTACGGGCCTTGGACCTTGTGGATGGATTTTGGTGGCTGTCTCATTCTTGTTCACAGTTATAACTTTCCCATTGTCAATATGGATGTGCATAAAG ATCATAAAAGAATATGAAAGAGCCATCATCTTTAGATTGGGTCGCATTTTACAAGGAGGAGCCAAAGGACCTG GCTTGTTTTTTATCCTGCCATGCACTGACAGCTTCATCAAAGTGGACATGAGAACTATCTCCTTTGATATTCCTCCTCAGGAG ATCCTGACTAAGGATTCAGTGACAGTTAGTGTGGATGGCGTGGTCTATTACCGTGTTCAGAACGCAACACTGGCTGTGGCAAATATCACCAACGCTGACTCGGCCACCCGTCTGTTGGCACAAACTACTCTGAGGAATGTCCTGGGCACCAAGAACCTTTCTCAGATCCTCTCTGACAGAGAAGAAATTGCACACAACATGCAG GCTACCCTGGATGACGCTACTGACGACTGGGGAATAAAAGTGGAGCGTGTGGAAATTAAGGATGTGAAACTCCCTGTGCAGCTCCAGAGAGCTatggctgcagaagcagaagcaTCCCGGGAGGCCCGAGCCAAG GTCATCGCAGCTGAGGGAGAGATGAATGCATCCAGGGCTCTGAAAGAAGCCTCCATGGTCATCACCGAATCTCCTGCCGCCCTTCAGCTCCGGTACCTTCAGACGCTGACCACCATCGCTGCTGAGAAAAATTCGACGATTGTCTTCCCTCTGCCCATAGATATGTTGCAAGGCATTATAGGGGCAAAACATTGA